Within Candidatus Hydrogenedentota bacterium, the genomic segment GGCGGTGTACAAGCGTCCGGAAGACGGCATCGTCCTGATCAACCAGCAGGAGTGTCGCGGCTATCGCAAATGTGTCGAGGCTTGTCCCTATAAGAAGTCGATGTATCGGGGGAACACGCGCATTTCCGAGAAATGTATCGGCTGCTACCCGCGGGTTGAAGGCTCCGATCCCGAGAGCGGCGGCGTGCCAATGGAAACGCGCTGTATGGCCGCCTGTATCGGCCAGATTCGTATGCAGGGAACCGTTCAGTTGAACGAGGACGGCACCTGGGCCGAGAATCGTTACCACCCCCTCTACTATCTCGTCCATGTCGCGAAGGTCGCGCTGCCCCTCTACCCCCAGTTTGGCACCGAGCCCAACGGCTACTACATCCCCCCGCGCTGGGTACCCCGCTCCTATCTCTATCAGATGTTCGGCCCGGGCGTGGACGCGGCCATCGAGCGCTATATGTATCCCGACCGCGAGCTGCTTGCGGTACTCCAACTGTTCCGCCGCTCAAACCGGATCATCTACCGCTATGAAGTGCAGGAGGGCCCCAAGGTCTACGAGGGCACGCTGCGGGGCAAAGCCATTGAGGTGTATGACGACACCGTTATCGCCTACGGGGCAAGCGACGAGGAACTCTTTCGTACAAAAGTCGAAGAGCCACTTTACGTGCGACCGGCGACCCACCAGAACTCCATCTGAGGAACAACGACCATGCTTGCTGAAACGTTGGAGGACACGACCGAAACCGCCCTTGCGCGCAGCGCCTTCTATGGCGTGATGGCCTCGGCCTTCCGCCATCCAGATAGCGCGCGCTTCCGCACCTTTGCCGGGCGGGAAGAATGCGATGCCCTGAGCGCAGCACTCTTCTGTGTGGACAGCCCGTACTCGGAAGCGATGAGGGCCGCGATCTCCGATTTGTCGGAGGCCGCCCGGTGCACGAGCCACGAGGCAATGGTGGTCGCCCATGTCCGCCTCTTCGGGCATACCGCCCGCGGGCAGGTACCGCCCTACGAGACTGAATACGGGACCGGCGGGCCCTTCTTCCAGCCCCAGGAAATGAGCGATATTGTCGGCTTCTATCGGGCCTTCGGCCTTGATGTGGATCCCGGCAAGCACGAAAGACTCGATCACATTGCGTGCGAAAGCGAGTTCATGTGCTTTCTGTGCGCGAAGGAGGCCCACGCATTGGACGAGAAAGACGATTCCGCCGCCGAGGTGGCCCGCCAGGCGCAGCGCCTCTTCCTTCGCGATCATATGGGCGCTTTTGCGCGCACCTTCCTCACGAACCTTTCCAGCCACACGGCCGCGCCCTGGCACGTGGCGGCGGCGGCGTTCTGCAACGCTTTTTTGGAGGCTGAATGCAAGCGTTTAGGGCTGACCATCGGGCGGCGCTACCTGACCCTCCGGCCAATCGAAGAAGTCGACGTCCCGATGGCCTGTGGAAGTTGCGATGGCCCGTGCGAAAGCGCTGAAATGCCGGAAGGCTGACACAATGATCGAATCGCCCGTATTGGATTTCGATTGCAAAGAGGACAGGAGCCTCGACCATGTAGAAGGCGACGTCGAGTGGGATCCCTTGCTCGTCGAGCAAGTCGTTTTTCTCGCCACCCGTGGCACGGCCGGGGAGGCGGCCTACCACGCCGCGCGGGAAGTCTGCTATCAGGAACCTGACCCGGAGCGGCGCGATCACAACTTCCTGCGGCTGGATCGCGATTGGTTCGTGAAACTCGACCTCGCCCGACCGGCCATCGATGCGCTGGCCGAGTGGCCTATGGTCCTGTCGCGGGTACAACGCTGCATCCTCGCGCCCTCCGTTCGCCGCCGCGATGGAGGTGCCGAGCTGTACGGAACCCACGCCCTGGATGGACCGAAGCCCAACCTGCTCATTCGGCTCGATGTCGACTTATTCAGTTACCCGGCCCGGATGCGGGCCTTTATGCGGCACGAACTGATGCACATTGACGATATTCTCGATCCCGACTTTGAGTATGACCCGTCGCTGAGTCAGTTCCTCGATGAGCACGGTATACCCAACGCAATCCGGGATCGTTACCGGATTCTATGGAACGTCCAAATCGATGGACGCGTCATCACCCGGTATAACGGGACTATTGCCCCTCCGTCGCGAAACGAGATCGAGTTCAACAAGCTTTTCCGCGTGCTCGACGCCCAATGTGCCGATGCGTTCCGCTGGATTCTGCGT encodes:
- a CDS encoding nitrate oxidoreductase subunit beta, with the protein product MARVYNWQLGREMGYPYEAAYPKRQFAFVFNTNRCIGCQTCTMACKSTWTFSKGQENMWWANVETKPYGGYPQHWDVKTLKLLQEANPDAQTWTPGDGTDPRQPYGTFDGTTIFEAAEKMLTPDSTRVLGYLPRDEEWINPNIYEDNPSGNTGTKGQYDPSGTSLPEHKTWFFYLARICNHCQYPACVAACPRKAVYKRPEDGIVLINQQECRGYRKCVEACPYKKSMYRGNTRISEKCIGCYPRVEGSDPESGGVPMETRCMAACIGQIRMQGTVQLNEDGTWAENRYHPLYYLVHVAKVALPLYPQFGTEPNGYYIPPRWVPRSYLYQMFGPGVDAAIERYMYPDRELLAVLQLFRRSNRIIYRYEVQEGPKVYEGTLRGKAIEVYDDTVIAYGASDEELFRTKVEEPLYVRPATHQNSI
- a CDS encoding molecular chaperone TorD family protein, translated to MLAETLEDTTETALARSAFYGVMASAFRHPDSARFRTFAGREECDALSAALFCVDSPYSEAMRAAISDLSEAARCTSHEAMVVAHVRLFGHTARGQVPPYETEYGTGGPFFQPQEMSDIVGFYRAFGLDVDPGKHERLDHIACESEFMCFLCAKEAHALDEKDDSAAEVARQAQRLFLRDHMGAFARTFLTNLSSHTAAPWHVAAAAFCNAFLEAECKRLGLTIGRRYLTLRPIEEVDVPMACGSCDGPCESAEMPEG